One Thermosphaera aggregans DNA segment encodes these proteins:
- a CDS encoding ABC transporter ATP-binding protein gives MTRIRLEGVTKTYGNVIAVNNITLDIEKGELFTFLGPSGCGKTTTLRIIAGFEIPDSGKLYFDDEDVTFLKPYKRNTAMVFQNYALWPHMTVYENVAYGLKIRKKQLGLTDEDIKKKVLEALELVKLSGLEDRYPLQLSGGQQQRVALARALVVKPRVLLLDEPLSNLDAKLRVEMREEIKKIQKKLGITTIYVTHDQLEALSISDRIGIMNKGSLVQVGTPQELYFKPRNIFVADFLGRSSIYYGELVSKTNGIVTVRLEGTEMLLEGTTPFDSLPGKVAVVIRPEVVKPVSTMIPSKNAVKGVVDFAMFIGDKIESRIKIGGLSLLAYFPNTMPVRVGEEILLHIPPEHTIVIPPVQE, from the coding sequence TTGACACGGATCAGGCTCGAGGGGGTAACAAAAACCTACGGTAACGTCATAGCTGTTAACAACATAACCCTAGACATTGAGAAGGGGGAGTTATTTACTTTCCTAGGACCTAGCGGCTGCGGTAAAACTACAACGTTGAGAATTATCGCTGGTTTCGAGATACCTGACTCAGGCAAGCTATACTTTGACGACGAGGATGTCACGTTTTTAAAACCCTATAAGAGAAACACGGCAATGGTGTTTCAGAACTATGCTTTATGGCCCCACATGACTGTTTATGAAAACGTAGCATATGGGTTGAAAATAAGGAAGAAGCAGCTGGGGCTGACGGACGAGGACATTAAGAAAAAGGTGTTAGAGGCTCTCGAACTGGTTAAGCTTTCAGGATTGGAGGACCGGTATCCACTCCAGCTAAGTGGTGGGCAACAGCAAAGAGTAGCGCTTGCAAGGGCATTAGTTGTTAAGCCCAGGGTTTTACTCCTTGACGAGCCTTTGAGCAACCTTGACGCAAAACTCCGCGTTGAGATGAGGGAGGAGATTAAGAAGATACAGAAGAAGCTGGGGATCACAACAATATACGTTACCCATGATCAGCTGGAGGCTCTCAGTATCAGTGACAGGATAGGAATAATGAACAAGGGTAGTCTTGTCCAAGTCGGCACTCCACAGGAGTTATACTTTAAGCCTAGAAACATCTTTGTAGCAGACTTCCTAGGTCGTAGCAGTATTTACTACGGAGAGCTGGTCTCAAAAACTAATGGCATCGTAACAGTCAGGCTCGAAGGCACTGAGATGCTGTTAGAGGGTACAACCCCGTTTGACTCACTCCCAGGCAAGGTGGCTGTGGTGATCAGACCTGAAGTAGTTAAACCGGTTTCAACAATGATTCCTTCTAAAAACGCTGTGAAAGGGGTAGTGGATTTTGCGATGTTCATTGGCGATAAGATCGAGTCGAGGATTAAAATAGGTGGATTATCACTACTTGCTTACTTCCCCAACACGATGCCTGTTAGAGTAGGAGAAGAGATCCTACTTCACATACCGCCTGAACACACGATTGTCATACCTCCTGTTCAGGAGTAG
- a CDS encoding serine/threonine protein kinase, with protein MESILNYLDDFSRQTQVYEFNGEKLVVKNYRKETGILKWLLINATNLTINIYPFAFQPIKRLEREAFFFREAPEVLKKPKVYVTDFMRLKLIREYVEGDFFTSVDSETAYRELGYHLSVLHRKGWALGDSKISNFVLSVKGIYIVDAEQATPSTDIRHYAWDLVVLASTMVLFNIESIVQRKNDLERFMEAFIEGYVEGSETVSQEVARVLEKPSFRALTYLLVPHPFSKFFLNTWKKHVAKEF; from the coding sequence TTGGAAAGTATATTAAATTACCTAGATGATTTTTCCAGACAGACCCAGGTATATGAATTCAACGGGGAAAAACTAGTAGTTAAAAATTATCGGAAGGAAACAGGAATTTTGAAATGGTTACTTATTAACGCAACAAACTTAACTATTAACATATATCCTTTCGCCTTTCAACCTATTAAGAGGCTTGAAAGAGAAGCTTTTTTCTTTAGGGAAGCACCTGAGGTGTTGAAGAAGCCAAAGGTTTACGTAACCGACTTTATGAGATTGAAGTTAATTAGGGAGTATGTTGAGGGCGATTTTTTCACAAGTGTAGACAGCGAGACAGCTTACCGTGAGCTTGGTTATCATCTAAGCGTGCTTCACAGAAAAGGATGGGCCTTGGGAGATAGTAAGATATCCAACTTCGTATTATCGGTTAAAGGAATCTACATTGTTGATGCTGAACAGGCTACTCCCTCCACTGATATCCGCCACTATGCATGGGACCTGGTAGTGTTGGCTTCAACCATGGTTTTATTCAATATTGAAAGCATAGTTCAACGAAAAAATGATTTGGAAAGATTCATGGAAGCATTCATAGAAGGTTACGTAGAAGGGTCGGAGACGGTTTCACAGGAAGTCGCGAGGGTTTTAGAAAAGCCAAGCTTCAGAGCACTCACCTACCTGCTAGTGCCGCATCCTTTCAGCAAGTTCTTCTTAAATACATGGAAAAAACATGTTGCGAAAGAATTTTAA
- a CDS encoding nucleotidyltransferase family protein: MISCIVTAAGLSRRFEGNKLLFKYHDRPLIAQTISNITESRSVDKIVVVTGFMNKEIEEAVVKFVQDERIVFVNNPNYQEGMSSSVKKGIEFLVSHGDRIDGVMVNPGDAAWIHPFVYDLLVNAFYSYRPMIAVASYKGRRGHPILFSSSLVDDLTSIDESTKGLKKVVDKYHNNILQVETLYPGVTLDFDTYLDYIRVKNALMR, from the coding sequence ATGATTTCCTGTATAGTGACGGCTGCTGGGTTGAGCAGGAGGTTTGAAGGCAACAAGCTCTTGTTCAAGTACCATGATCGACCGCTCATAGCTCAAACTATTAGCAATATAACGGAGTCGAGGAGTGTCGATAAAATAGTTGTGGTCACAGGGTTTATGAATAAGGAGATTGAAGAAGCAGTAGTCAAATTCGTGCAGGATGAAAGAATAGTATTTGTTAACAACCCAAACTACCAGGAAGGAATGAGCAGTAGTGTGAAAAAAGGGATTGAATTCCTGGTTTCGCATGGTGATAGAATAGATGGAGTAATGGTGAACCCGGGTGATGCAGCCTGGATACACCCATTTGTTTACGACTTACTTGTAAACGCTTTCTACAGTTACAGGCCCATGATCGCAGTGGCTAGTTATAAAGGGAGAAGAGGACACCCAATTCTCTTCTCCTCGAGCCTGGTTGACGATTTGACAAGCATTGATGAATCAACTAAAGGGTTGAAAAAAGTAGTGGACAAATACCATAATAATATTTTACAAGTTGAAACACTATACCCCGGGGTAACACTGGACTTCGACACCTACCTAGACTACATCAGAGTTAAAAACGCTTTGATGAGGTGA
- a CDS encoding DUF47 domain-containing protein produces MISKFIEQVFEKVKSHSKYVLKGVELLNELLIALKKNDLGNAEASFNELLLIEKQADTIKREIIGELHSSFLHPDDREDILRLTIELDKIVGFAKSAAKRLIIMYHVGLSIPDSYYQVMEEIMHNTVEACDFVVNMVENIIKDPSKALEYSNMIEKREEEVDELRFKLLEKLCKDCSEKVNSICLFLPGIIDDIEEITDRAEDVGDIYKLFIIGK; encoded by the coding sequence TTGATAAGTAAGTTTATTGAGCAAGTGTTTGAAAAAGTTAAATCCCACTCTAAATACGTACTGAAAGGTGTTGAACTCTTAAACGAATTACTCATAGCTTTGAAAAAGAATGACTTGGGAAATGCAGAGGCAAGTTTTAACGAGCTCCTATTAATTGAGAAGCAGGCTGACACGATTAAGAGAGAAATAATTGGAGAGCTTCACAGTAGCTTCCTTCACCCCGATGACAGGGAGGACATTCTGAGGCTTACCATCGAGCTGGATAAAATAGTAGGGTTTGCGAAATCGGCTGCTAAAAGATTGATAATAATGTACCATGTTGGATTAAGTATACCGGATAGTTACTATCAGGTCATGGAGGAAATAATGCACAACACTGTCGAGGCGTGCGATTTTGTTGTCAATATGGTTGAAAACATAATCAAAGACCCCTCTAAGGCGCTTGAGTACTCAAACATGATTGAGAAAAGAGAGGAAGAGGTCGACGAGTTAAGATTCAAATTACTTGAAAAGTTGTGCAAGGACTGTTCTGAAAAAGTGAATTCAATATGCCTCTTCCTACCAGGCATCATTGACGACATTGAAGAAATAACGGATAGGGCTGAAGATGTAGGAGATATTTACAAGCTCTTCATCATAGGGAAGTAG
- a CDS encoding radical SAM protein — MNRILILDGYTDEPAGLGVPPYINVYPRLIAGAIWSVKKDAQVLYWTVDQYRRNPGEFFKQAFESDLVVIVAGMEVPGHYVGGRPMSFKELEYLAMRLFSKNLVLTGPAARFGFGTGGGSSAYSTRVLKRYFKEIVRGDVELYFKELFTVGFEKADPYKLREDYSVADEAFYKGARIVQQHPNFGKNLIVEVETFRGCPRWITGGCSFCIEPRYGRPITRNPESIVQEVSELYSLGVKHVRIGRQPDILVYGSSEIGTEEFPKPCPNILEKVFKGIRNKAPGLRTIHIDNVNPGTIAKHPEESLEALKVIMKYHAPGDVAALGVESFDEKVVKANNLKATPDEVMEALRLINKVGRIRGWNGLPHLLPGINLLYGLPGETRETFNINEEFLYKIIQEGFLVRRVNIRKVSILENTPLWLRRKQVYANLTKHEWLYKTHRISVMKFFDKEMLRKVVPEGILLPYLYVEKSGKNMSLARFPGSYPIAVKFYSSIPKYSTVSGIVRKHSSKSVLAELI, encoded by the coding sequence TTGAACAGGATCCTAATCCTTGATGGATACACTGATGAACCAGCAGGATTAGGCGTCCCACCTTACATAAACGTATATCCTCGACTCATAGCAGGTGCAATATGGTCTGTAAAGAAGGACGCACAGGTGCTTTACTGGACTGTGGACCAATATCGCAGAAACCCGGGCGAGTTTTTTAAGCAGGCATTTGAAAGCGACTTAGTAGTCATTGTTGCAGGGATGGAGGTTCCAGGACATTATGTTGGAGGTAGGCCAATGTCTTTCAAGGAACTAGAGTACCTTGCAATGAGACTTTTCAGTAAAAACCTCGTTTTAACAGGACCGGCCGCTAGGTTCGGGTTTGGCACTGGGGGAGGCTCATCAGCATATTCTACTAGGGTTTTGAAAAGATACTTCAAGGAGATAGTTAGGGGCGATGTAGAACTCTATTTTAAAGAATTGTTTACAGTAGGCTTTGAGAAGGCAGATCCTTATAAACTAAGGGAAGACTACTCCGTAGCGGATGAAGCGTTTTACAAGGGAGCCAGGATCGTGCAGCAACACCCGAATTTCGGTAAAAACTTGATCGTAGAGGTTGAAACATTCCGAGGATGCCCTAGATGGATAACCGGGGGCTGTAGTTTCTGTATTGAGCCCAGATACGGGAGACCTATCACGCGTAACCCGGAGTCAATAGTTCAAGAAGTCAGCGAACTATACTCCCTAGGAGTTAAACACGTGAGGATTGGGAGACAGCCTGACATCTTAGTATACGGTTCAAGCGAAATCGGGACCGAAGAATTCCCTAAGCCATGTCCCAATATTCTAGAGAAAGTTTTTAAGGGGATTAGAAACAAAGCGCCTGGATTACGAACAATACATATCGATAACGTTAACCCGGGAACTATTGCGAAGCATCCAGAGGAATCGTTAGAAGCGCTTAAAGTAATTATGAAATACCACGCCCCAGGGGATGTCGCAGCTCTAGGGGTTGAATCTTTCGACGAAAAGGTTGTAAAAGCAAATAATCTCAAAGCAACTCCTGACGAAGTAATGGAAGCGTTGAGATTGATAAATAAAGTCGGGCGTATTAGAGGTTGGAATGGGCTACCCCATCTTTTACCAGGAATAAACCTATTATATGGGCTTCCCGGCGAGACGCGGGAAACTTTCAATATAAACGAGGAATTCCTGTATAAAATTATTCAAGAAGGATTCCTTGTTCGAAGAGTCAACATTCGAAAAGTAAGTATTTTGGAAAACACTCCTCTATGGCTAAGGAGGAAGCAGGTGTATGCCAATCTTACCAAGCATGAATGGCTGTATAAAACCCACAGAATCAGTGTTATGAAGTTTTTCGACAAGGAAATGCTTAGGAAAGTGGTTCCTGAAGGAATTCTTCTCCCCTATCTCTATGTGGAAAAATCTGGGAAAAACATGTCCTTGGCAAGATTTCCAGGTAGCTATCCCATCGCAGTTAAATTTTATTCAAGTATTCCAAAATACTCCACAGTTTCAGGAATTGTCCGAAAGCATTCTTCTAAAAGCGTTTTAGCCGAGCTCATATGA
- a CDS encoding transcriptional regulator, with translation MSEIDYCSIYDVRFLVRKNIYLTPTLMRSLEAVITLKKATADDVAKYTKRPRTIESRYLAQLNKIGIIGKVREGRRIYYLEPVSALKDYVEKLGYEQLNIEQIAHQISIPADIARIVLEMIKTGRA, from the coding sequence ATGAGTGAAATAGATTATTGCAGCATATACGATGTTAGATTCCTTGTTAGAAAAAACATATATTTAACGCCTACGCTAATGAGGAGTCTCGAAGCAGTTATAACCTTGAAAAAAGCAACAGCAGACGATGTGGCAAAATATACTAAACGACCGAGAACCATTGAATCCAGGTACCTCGCCCAGCTGAATAAAATAGGTATTATCGGGAAGGTTAGGGAGGGTAGAAGGATTTACTATTTGGAACCAGTTTCAGCATTAAAGGACTATGTTGAGAAGCTTGGCTATGAACAACTAAATATTGAGCAAATAGCGCATCAAATAAGCATCCCAGCCGATATAGCCAGGATCGTACTTGAGATGATAAAAACCGGGAGGGCCTAG
- a CDS encoding DUF211 domain-containing protein: MLRRLILDVLYPVRGESIVELSIHLSKVEGVEAVNITVKEVDVDTQNILVVVEGENISFKELKEVLEKHGGVIHSVDQVSAGSRVIEPPQYLIE, from the coding sequence TTGTTACGTAGGCTCATACTAGACGTTCTATACCCTGTTCGCGGAGAATCCATAGTGGAATTATCCATTCATCTGAGCAAGGTAGAGGGTGTTGAAGCAGTAAACATAACTGTCAAGGAAGTAGATGTTGATACTCAAAACATTCTCGTTGTAGTGGAGGGTGAAAACATCAGCTTTAAAGAATTAAAGGAAGTATTGGAGAAACACGGTGGAGTAATACACAGTGTTGACCAGGTTTCTGCCGGATCTAGAGTGATAGAGCCACCCCAATATCTGATAGAGTGA
- a CDS encoding YfcE family phosphodiesterase: MTRILILGDTHIPDRAERVPKPLVRLVENGAWDSVLFTGDLTSGEVKAWVEELGENVFIVKGNMDFLPLPAYQKLSIRDYVIGLYHGHGIYPRGDSRKLAEIAKTIGASVLITGHTHVPFVKTDPSREILLLNPGSATGAWSGELESGPPSLMIVEARDGYFEIRLFKLVGGSIIEELFSAERKDKWYVRMG; this comes from the coding sequence TTGACTAGAATCCTCATCCTTGGCGATACTCACATACCTGATCGGGCAGAAAGGGTGCCGAAGCCTCTCGTGAGGTTAGTGGAGAACGGGGCGTGGGACTCTGTTCTATTCACAGGGGATTTGACCTCTGGCGAGGTGAAGGCGTGGGTTGAAGAGCTCGGGGAAAATGTTTTTATTGTTAAGGGAAACATGGATTTCCTACCTCTTCCTGCTTACCAAAAACTCTCGATACGTGACTATGTAATAGGCTTGTATCATGGGCACGGGATATATCCGCGCGGAGATTCTAGAAAACTTGCCGAGATCGCTAAAACCATTGGAGCTAGTGTGCTGATTACAGGTCACACGCACGTTCCATTCGTGAAAACCGACCCTTCGAGGGAAATTCTACTTCTGAACCCCGGGTCTGCCACAGGTGCGTGGAGCGGTGAGCTTGAATCCGGGCCACCTAGTCTCATGATTGTTGAAGCCCGAGATGGATATTTTGAGATTAGACTCTTCAAGCTTGTGGGAGGCAGTATTATTGAAGAATTGTTTTCAGCTGAGAGAAAGGATAAATGGTATGTTAGGATGGGTTGA
- the hypD gene encoding hydrogenase formation protein HypD has product MSHEIINPLRSREYGLKIAAEINRESEILAKELGRPVRVMNFCGTHEWTITHYGLRSLMSPSIELIPGPGCPVCITPGYYVDLLIDLSLDSYTVLTYGDAYKLPGTSGKKPRSLFQAASMGGRVKVVYSFTDAIKTAAEKPSEKFVFFAVGFETTMPATTLPMFYGKVPDNLFVLVTYRYTPPVMKYLLNNHPEVEIDGIIAPGHVSAIIGSESWRFLPEEFKIPVVVSGFEPVDVLTSIFLIVKMLSQGKPDLVNEYSRVVKPEGNTFVKKVIDKVHENADSYWRGIGVIPGSGVRLREPYRRLDILAQLGLEERIVEDKLPGCICDKVVLGLAKPFECPLFLKGCKPQQPYGPCMVSSEGACRIWAENT; this is encoded by the coding sequence GTGTCTCATGAAATCATTAACCCCCTTAGAAGCAGGGAATATGGTTTGAAAATAGCTGCCGAGATCAACAGGGAGTCTGAAATCCTAGCCAAGGAATTAGGAAGACCTGTTCGGGTAATGAATTTCTGCGGGACGCATGAATGGACTATTACCCATTACGGCTTAAGAAGCTTGATGTCCCCCAGTATTGAACTGATTCCTGGTCCAGGTTGCCCTGTCTGCATCACCCCAGGTTACTATGTTGACTTGCTTATTGATTTAAGCCTCGACAGCTACACGGTTCTAACTTACGGGGATGCTTACAAACTACCAGGTACTAGTGGTAAGAAGCCGAGAAGCCTCTTCCAAGCAGCTAGTATGGGGGGTCGCGTCAAAGTCGTTTACAGCTTCACTGATGCTATTAAAACTGCTGCTGAAAAGCCTTCTGAAAAATTCGTATTCTTCGCTGTTGGTTTTGAAACCACCATGCCCGCCACAACCCTTCCAATGTTCTACGGTAAAGTACCTGATAACCTTTTTGTCCTAGTTACTTACCGGTATACTCCACCAGTCATGAAGTACTTATTGAATAATCACCCAGAGGTTGAGATAGACGGCATTATAGCACCTGGGCATGTTTCAGCAATCATAGGCTCAGAATCCTGGAGGTTTCTGCCTGAGGAATTTAAGATCCCTGTAGTAGTCTCCGGGTTCGAACCCGTCGACGTTCTCACCTCAATATTTCTAATTGTGAAAATGTTGAGCCAGGGTAAGCCAGATCTAGTCAACGAGTATTCCAGAGTTGTTAAACCAGAGGGGAATACGTTCGTGAAGAAAGTGATAGATAAGGTTCACGAAAACGCTGATAGTTACTGGAGAGGAATAGGAGTAATACCTGGAAGCGGGGTAAGGCTCAGAGAGCCTTATAGAAGACTAGACATCCTTGCCCAACTCGGATTAGAGGAAAGGATAGTTGAAGACAAACTGCCTGGTTGCATATGCGACAAAGTTGTCCTCGGTCTTGCAAAACCTTTTGAGTGCCCCCTATTCCTGAAAGGGTGCAAGCCTCAGCAACCCTACGGTCCATGCATGGTTAGTAGCGAGGGAGCTTGTAGGATATGGGCAGAAAACACTTAG
- a CDS encoding iron ABC transporter permease, whose protein sequence is MEVTRGVAGGFARKIRSTISQLDRTMWFFLIFGFAYLFTFLIIPILSVLIYAFIPPVGGEWWSNFETILRGHLRPESPTLTYVNLNPLDKDPIKIVEPLKLMILKGVDYGSLINSLLVSAIVTLVATVLGAIVAFALARYDFKGKMLLRILAMVPLFVTPFVNSYVIRLLWGEGGPISQLVKYFTGYTLRVEGLAGVIISQIMTFYPIVYLNAYASFLNVDPSTEEQAENLGAKGLKLFLNVTLPLALPGIVAGSIIVFIFSLEDLAAPIVFNYKNLISYQIYDGIINARGAIYPEKAALGLILLFISLTGFIAIRNYVGMRSYAMISRGGRWQKREHKLGVLGSIAVYLGIFPLVLFTAFPQIGVVLMSFNILQPYVKIEAGQVQGLVLQMPSSINDLTIYMSKALTDPNILNYLKNTFIYASISVVLAVFIAISVGYSVSRLKIKWLSNLLDSLATAPLAIPGLVVALGYYIVFSFIGELNPGILGFLHPANPGFQAWIVFIIAFSVRRLPYVVRSVFAGFQQVHENLEEAAMNLGASRIKVVFGVIFPFIIGYVLSGALLGFIYMSTEVSTSITFGGINENQAPLTYYMRQYYSGGAGIGVQVTAAMGTILILLQLVAVLIVVYVFKQRYAFIGA, encoded by the coding sequence ATGGAAGTTACTAGAGGGGTTGCGGGAGGATTTGCCCGTAAAATCAGGTCTACGATATCTCAACTTGATAGAACCATGTGGTTCTTCCTGATTTTTGGCTTCGCATACCTTTTCACGTTCCTTATAATTCCTATACTTTCAGTATTAATTTACGCATTTATCCCTCCTGTCGGCGGTGAATGGTGGAGTAACTTTGAGACTATCTTAAGAGGGCATTTAAGACCGGAATCGCCGACGTTAACATATGTTAACCTCAACCCCCTCGATAAAGACCCTATTAAAATCGTGGAGCCTTTAAAACTGATGATTTTGAAAGGAGTGGACTATGGGTCATTAATTAACAGTTTACTAGTGTCGGCAATTGTTACTTTAGTAGCCACGGTTCTCGGCGCTATCGTGGCCTTTGCTCTTGCAAGATACGATTTCAAAGGGAAAATGCTACTCAGGATTTTGGCTATGGTTCCATTGTTTGTAACCCCGTTTGTCAATTCATACGTCATAAGGTTGCTTTGGGGTGAGGGAGGCCCGATTTCGCAATTGGTGAAGTATTTCACAGGATACACGTTACGAGTAGAGGGGTTGGCAGGCGTAATCATATCTCAAATCATGACTTTCTACCCTATAGTTTACTTGAACGCTTATGCAAGCTTCCTTAACGTGGATCCCTCAACTGAGGAGCAGGCTGAAAACCTGGGTGCGAAAGGTTTGAAGCTGTTTCTCAATGTTACACTGCCTTTAGCGCTACCAGGCATTGTGGCCGGGTCTATAATAGTGTTTATTTTCAGCCTTGAGGATCTGGCCGCCCCAATAGTTTTCAACTATAAGAATTTAATAAGCTATCAGATTTACGATGGGATAATAAACGCTAGAGGAGCGATTTACCCTGAAAAGGCTGCTCTAGGTTTGATCCTGTTATTCATCTCGCTAACAGGCTTCATAGCGATTAGGAACTACGTGGGAATGAGATCATATGCGATGATAAGCAGGGGTGGAAGATGGCAGAAGAGGGAGCATAAGCTGGGTGTTTTAGGCTCGATAGCGGTTTACCTAGGGATTTTCCCCCTAGTGCTCTTCACTGCTTTCCCGCAAATCGGTGTGGTTTTAATGTCATTCAACATTCTCCAGCCTTACGTGAAAATTGAAGCCGGCCAGGTTCAAGGATTAGTGCTTCAAATGCCGTCTTCAATTAATGATTTAACCATCTATATGAGTAAGGCTTTAACAGATCCTAATATTTTAAACTACTTAAAGAACACCTTCATATACGCATCCATATCAGTTGTATTAGCAGTCTTCATAGCAATTAGTGTTGGATACAGCGTCAGCCGTTTAAAGATCAAGTGGCTGAGCAACCTGCTGGATTCGCTTGCAACAGCACCTCTCGCCATACCAGGACTAGTCGTCGCGCTGGGCTACTACATAGTTTTCTCATTCATTGGTGAGTTGAACCCGGGCATTCTAGGTTTCCTCCACCCAGCTAATCCAGGCTTTCAAGCATGGATAGTGTTTATAATAGCTTTCAGCGTTAGAAGGCTACCTTATGTTGTCAGATCCGTCTTCGCAGGATTCCAGCAGGTTCATGAAAACCTTGAGGAGGCAGCTATGAATCTCGGAGCATCGAGGATCAAAGTAGTGTTCGGAGTGATATTCCCATTTATAATAGGATACGTGTTAAGCGGGGCGCTACTAGGATTTATATACATGTCCACAGAAGTAAGCACGAGCATTACTTTCGGAGGGATAAACGAGAATCAAGCCCCGTTAACATATTATATGAGGCAGTACTATAGCGGAGGAGCAGGCATCGGAGTTCAAGTGACAGCAGCCATGGGGACAATACTGATCCTGCTCCAACTAGTTGCCGTGTTAATAGTTGTCTACGTATTTAAGCAAAGATACGCATTTATAGGTGCTTAG
- a CDS encoding ABC transporter substrate-binding protein: protein MLRNLLVGVSMILIILSSLVSIPSTTGEWPWVPSEPYPWLEYLKSLTNDRGVVLRVITRHEQSILSLTKQLFLNSPVAQELGIIDIQFLYVAAESWPDYITRAKSLGTPIDVAWGGGPTLFNNIYAMGFLQEINSSIHPAHNAILYELSKIPERIAGAETYRVDGNGSLVWIGASVSSFGFTINKNVLNRYGVPTPAKWGDLASPEYARYLPYIHIVGIADPTMSTSNTRIFEIILQAKGWEEGWRILTLLAANAIIYSGSGDVRDAVIQGDIGIGTTIDFYGYMAMSNNPACEYIIPANESIVNADPIALLKDSRYPVHAAAFVAWVLSEYGGQQVWLDREINRLPINPRVFNTPGGQERPDLYQALQNIQQAGGILFNETLSTKWVDAVVNYFKATLVNAHDDLTPAWAQIANAYLEGRISKDWYNYLVWYISRPLQFTDPLSNETVTFTLEYAIRINPYITQGPIQSTLRRTWEDLSRQRYREALNLLQQALNGAPVPTTTTTQETSSPGGEGGQIPISIIILIAVIAIVVFYFFLRRRKV, encoded by the coding sequence ATGTTGCGAAATCTACTCGTCGGCGTAAGCATGATACTGATTATCCTGTCATCCCTAGTGTCGATACCTTCAACAACTGGAGAGTGGCCATGGGTCCCTAGCGAGCCATATCCTTGGCTTGAATATTTGAAAAGCTTGACAAACGATAGAGGAGTAGTCCTTAGAGTGATAACTCGGCACGAACAGTCGATTCTGTCTCTAACCAAGCAACTGTTCCTAAATAGTCCTGTTGCACAGGAGCTGGGGATTATCGACATCCAGTTCTTGTATGTTGCAGCGGAATCATGGCCTGATTACATTACCAGAGCTAAATCCCTTGGAACCCCGATTGATGTTGCTTGGGGAGGGGGGCCAACTCTTTTCAATAATATTTACGCAATGGGCTTTCTCCAGGAGATAAACAGCTCAATACATCCTGCCCATAACGCAATCCTCTATGAGTTGTCGAAGATCCCGGAAAGAATTGCCGGCGCTGAAACTTATAGGGTTGATGGTAATGGTAGCTTAGTGTGGATTGGTGCTAGCGTTAGTAGTTTCGGCTTCACGATCAACAAGAATGTGTTAAATCGTTATGGAGTACCAACGCCTGCTAAATGGGGCGATCTCGCCTCTCCAGAGTACGCTAGATACCTTCCCTACATTCACATAGTCGGGATAGCTGACCCAACGATGAGTACTAGTAATACCAGAATATTTGAAATCATTCTCCAAGCCAAGGGTTGGGAGGAAGGCTGGCGCATCCTAACCCTTCTCGCAGCCAACGCGATAATTTACTCGGGAAGCGGAGACGTGAGAGATGCTGTCATACAGGGAGATATAGGAATAGGGACAACAATAGATTTCTACGGATACATGGCCATGAGCAATAATCCTGCATGTGAGTACATTATTCCAGCTAACGAGTCAATAGTTAACGCCGACCCAATCGCCCTATTGAAAGATTCGAGATACCCTGTCCATGCTGCTGCTTTCGTGGCATGGGTCTTAAGCGAATACGGTGGACAACAGGTATGGTTAGATCGCGAAATAAACAGGCTACCAATAAACCCGCGGGTCTTCAACACCCCTGGAGGGCAGGAGAGGCCTGACCTTTATCAAGCCTTGCAGAATATTCAGCAAGCTGGCGGGATACTCTTCAATGAGACTCTATCCACAAAGTGGGTTGACGCCGTGGTTAACTATTTTAAGGCCACCCTTGTTAATGCCCACGATGATCTGACTCCAGCATGGGCTCAAATCGCTAACGCATACCTTGAAGGCAGGATTTCTAAGGACTGGTATAATTACCTCGTATGGTATATTTCGAGACCGTTACAGTTCACAGATCCTTTGTCAAATGAAACAGTCACTTTCACTCTCGAATATGCGATACGAATAAACCCATACATAACCCAGGGACCGATTCAAAGTACTTTGAGAAGAACATGGGAGGATCTCTCACGTCAAAGGTATAGGGAGGCATTGAATCTACTCCAACAGGCATTAAATGGGGCGCCGGTTCCAACAACCACGACAACACAAGAGACATCTTCACCAGGAGGAGAGGGAGGACAAATCCCAATAAGCATTATTATCCTAATAGCAGTGATTGCAATAGTGGTGTTCTATTTCTTCCTTAGAAGGAGGAAGGTTTAA